GCCGCTGTCGATGCTAAACGCGGTAAGATATTCACAAAGCTGATAAGAGAGCTTACCGTCGCTGCAAGACTAGGAGGCGACCCCAGCACAAATCCACGACTGCGCATGGCCATTGCCGCTGCCAAGAATCAAAACATGCCCAAGGATACAATTGATAGAGCAATAAAGCGGGGCACCGGTGAGATTGGGGGAGAGGAGCTCCACGAGATAGTTTACGAGGGGTACGGCCCGGGCGGAAGCGCTGTTTTAGTAGAAGTGCTTACCGACAACAAGAACCGCACGGTATCCGAGATACGGAGGATATTCACAAAGTATGGCGGCAACCTGGGCGAAAGCGGATGTGTTGCCTGGACATTCGAGAAAAAGGGGAGGATCGCCTTTGATAAGGGTACCACAGATGAGGATAAACTCTTTGAAGTTGCTCTGGAAGCCGGGGCGGATGATGTAAAAACGGAGGAGGGTGAGCTCGTTGTTATAACCTCTACCGATGTCTTCGAGGCGGTGAAATCTGCAATCGATGAAGCCGGGCTCAAATATACTTCGGCGGAAATCACCATGATCCCCCAAAACAGTGTCAGGATCGAGGGAAAAGAAGCAGAGCAGATGCTTCGTCTTATGGAAGCGCTCGAGGACAGCGACGACGTTCAAAATGTATATTCAAACTTTGATATATCGGAAGAACTTATGCAGGCTTTTGGATGAGGGTTCTAGGAGTTGACCCCGGTTCTAGGGTTTGTGGCTTTGGGGTCTTAGAAATTCTGAATGGGAAGCTTATCCACATCGAAAGTGGCGGAATAACCCCAAGTCCTTCCTCTTCTCCACTTCCAACCAGATTAAAAAGCATCTACGAGGGCCTTATAGAAGTAATAACCCGTTGCTCTCCAGACGTTATGTCTATCGAGAATGTATTTTTTGCCAAGAATGCTAAGAGTGCCCTAAAACTCGGACAAGCGAGGGGTGTGGCACTTCTCGCCGCAGCGGTTTCTGGAATTCCGGTGCACGAATATGCACCCACAGAGGTAAAGCTTGCGCTGACCGGAAAGGGTAGGGCTAGCAAGCTAAGAGTTCAAGAGATAATTTCCCGAATACTAGGCATTCCGGAATGGAAGAAAGCCGATGTTTCCGACGCTGTTGCCATCGCCTTATGCCATATTCATCTCTCTCAAACGGTCGAGCGGCTAGGAAGAGGAGCAATTAAATCCAGAAGAAGGAGGTATCGCTGGACGGAGGATGATTTCCCTTCTGAGAGGTAAGATTGCCGAAAAAACACTGGGTAAGATAGTCGTCGATGTTCATGGAGTAGGATACGGCGTTTCTGTCCCGCTCTCTACCTATTACCGCCTTCCCGAGCTCGGCGGCGAGACCGAGCTTAAAATTCATACACACGTTAAGGACGATGGCATAGAGCTCTACGGTTTCCTCACCGAGGATGAGAGGAAATTATTTACATCGCTTCTCGGCATCTCCGGTGTCGGACCGAGAATGGCCACAAATATTCTCTCAAGCGTATCTCCAACGGAACTGATTGAATCCATATCCTCGGGAGACCTCGCTAAGAAAAAAATCCCCGGAATCGGGCCTAAGCTAGCATCCAGACTGGTCACCGAGCTTAAGGATAAAGTCACAAAAATTCGACCGGTGATAGAGGTGGAAAAACAGGTGGAAGTTTTGGAGGACGTGATCTCCGCCCTGCTAAATTTGGGCTACAAAAAAAATGAGATCGATGAACATATCTCGAAGTTAGAAGAAGTGGCCTCTCAGGAAAAAGATATAGAAATAGCATTAAGGGAATCGCTCAAGATTATGAGGAAGGTGTGAGTAAATTGAATTCGTGTCAAGGATGCAACAACTTGAGCCCTTGCCGGAGAATAGGCTTTCTACAGAAAGAAGGCGAGTAAGAATACCAATCTATTCTTTGGTGCAGAATAGTATTTTGGAGATTTATTTTTAATCGGCTTTAGTCTCTGCCGAATATTGCCCTAGATATAATCAGCTTTTGTATTTCGTTCGTGCCCTCGATTATCTCTCCCACCTTGCTGTCTCTATAAATTTCTTCGACCTTGTAGGTGGATTGGTCATGCTTTAACTCCCTCATGTAACCGTAACCGCCAAATATCTGCACGGCATCCCGGGCCATATCTACAGCACATTTGGTGCCGTAATACTTTGCCCCCGCCGCCTCGGGCTCCGGGAATTCCACTCCCATATCCAGCCTTAAGGCCGCCTTGGAATATAGATTCCTGGCATTCTCTATCTGTATCGCTCGCTCCGCCAGGAGAAACTGCCAGTATTGATACTGGGAAAGCTTTTTCCCAAAGACCTTTCTTTTTTTCATGTATTCGACGGATTCATCAAAGGCCGCCTGGGCCATCCCTACGCCGCTTGCGCCGATCCCCACCCTTCCATAAGTCAGCGTCCCAAGAGCGATGCGAAGCCCTTCACCCTCTTTGCCGATTAAGTTTCCTTCCGGAACCTCCACCTCTTCAAAGTAAATGTCGGATGTAAGCCAGGCTTTATTGCCCATTTTCCGGTCGGGTTCACCCACCCTGCACCCTTTTGAATCGAGGTCAATCACCAGCATGCTTAAGCGGCCTCCTATATTTACCAGGGCCGACACAAAACCAGCCACGCAGGCGTTGGTTATGAAACGCTTGTGCCCGTTCACGATGTACTTATTCCCCCTTTTCACCGCAGTTGTTTTTAGGGCGCTGGGGGAAAGATCAG
The nucleotide sequence above comes from Thermodesulfobacteriota bacterium. Encoded proteins:
- a CDS encoding YebC/PmpR family DNA-binding transcriptional regulator, with product MSGHSKWANIKHRKAAVDAKRGKIFTKLIRELTVAARLGGDPSTNPRLRMAIAAAKNQNMPKDTIDRAIKRGTGEIGGEELHEIVYEGYGPGGSAVLVEVLTDNKNRTVSEIRRIFTKYGGNLGESGCVAWTFEKKGRIAFDKGTTDEDKLFEVALEAGADDVKTEEGELVVITSTDVFEAVKSAIDEAGLKYTSAEITMIPQNSVRIEGKEAEQMLRLMEALEDSDDVQNVYSNFDISEELMQAFG
- the ruvC gene encoding crossover junction endodeoxyribonuclease RuvC, with the protein product MRVLGVDPGSRVCGFGVLEILNGKLIHIESGGITPSPSSSPLPTRLKSIYEGLIEVITRCSPDVMSIENVFFAKNAKSALKLGQARGVALLAAAVSGIPVHEYAPTEVKLALTGKGRASKLRVQEIISRILGIPEWKKADVSDAVAIALCHIHLSQTVERLGRGAIKSRRRRYRWTEDDFPSER
- the ruvA gene encoding Holliday junction branch migration protein RuvA — protein: MISLLRGKIAEKTLGKIVVDVHGVGYGVSVPLSTYYRLPELGGETELKIHTHVKDDGIELYGFLTEDERKLFTSLLGISGVGPRMATNILSSVSPTELIESISSGDLAKKKIPGIGPKLASRLVTELKDKVTKIRPVIEVEKQVEVLEDVISALLNLGYKKNEIDEHISKLEEVASQEKDIEIALRESLKIMRKV
- a CDS encoding acyl-CoA dehydrogenase family protein; translation: MRRLPPRMQDVLYHDLILPEETLELRRRIREFSIEEIAPAAQGISQREESREAFPFDLFRKMAEADLFKIPFSGEYGGMGLKYPACATVTIIEELAYMSNSLAAIYDAHSILAGNVLSRYGSDSIKEKYLEPLISGRVIGSFATSEPETSSDLSPSALKTTAVKRGNKYIVNGHKRFITNACVAGFVSALVNIGGRLSMLVIDLDSKGCRVGEPDRKMGNKAWLTSDIYFEEVEVPEGNLIGKEGEGLRIALGTLTYGRVGIGASGVGMAQAAFDESVEYMKKRKVFGKKLSQYQYWQFLLAERAIQIENARNLYSKAALRLDMGVEFPEPEAAGAKYYGTKCAVDMARDAVQIFGGYGYMRELKHDQSTYKVEEIYRDSKVGEIIEGTNEIQKLIISRAIFGRD